actgGTAAACTGAAGAGTTTGCTGGTTTTTAGGGAATTTATTTTGATAGGATTGTTTTAGTGTGTTTGTTCTTTCAGCTTGATTGATTTCAGTATTAGGAGACAGATTCAAGTCTTATCTATTGTTGTTTCAGGCTTTagccaaaatattttctgatgttttatacTGTTAATTAACTTTAGTTGTCTCTTGAAATTTGCTTTCTAATAGAATGATGCCAATGGGTGGAATGATGCCACCTGGACCAGGAATACCACCTCTGATGCCTGGTATGCCACCAGGTATGAAATgttagtttccttttttaatatgaCACACATGCtttattcttatgtattttaGACAATAGATTTATGTGTGTTGGAGtagtgtaattttaaaatttctataggttggtgatttcttttttaaattaatgtgagAAATGTTGTGATGgactctgtgttttgttttgagttttgaAATAGTAAAAGTAGTCTTCAAAGAAACGAGAATGAGTTAGAGCCTATGACTTGAGTGATTATATCTGTTAGGAATATTTTAGACGAGTAATGGATACTCTTAGCAAGTAATGGAGAAATCCAACAAACTATTAAACAACAtaagcatttattatctcactcAGTGTAAAAGTGGTAGATTGAGTGGCCCCGGTGATAACAAGAACCCATACTTAATTTTCTGCTTTGCCAACCTTAGCTTTTCTCCCTCAGACATGTTACTCAGTAGTTGTAAGATCTCAGGCAAGAAAGGgtgctctcctttttcttttattagtaaACAAAGTAACTTTCCCAGAATCTTAGCCTCTTATATATCATTGGTGAGAAATAGGTCTAATGGATCCCCTAGGTTCAGGGAAGTCTAAGAAAGTAGCTTGACTTTTTAGCCTAAAATGTGGGAAAAGGGATTTGGTTAGCCCAGTAAGTGTGCCACAGAGGTCTTCGTGAGGCTCTCAGTCTGTTGCCTAGCTTTTTTAATCCAGCAAGTTTGGTTGGTAGTCCATAGCAGATTCAGAAGTGATGGTATATAAGGGACAGGGAAAATAAAGCAGCAGCAAAATTTGAATCAGATCATTGCCAGTGCAGCCATTAATTTATAGGCAACAGCTTCACATACATTATGCTCTGGGATAATTTTAGGCATTTAAAGGAATACAGGAAAATAACCTATGTTCCTTTAATAACATGAAGTCCGTAAAAAGTTTTAAGTTATGTTGAAGAACTTTAAAGAATGCCTAGTGGTACATTTTAGGAAAATTTGGAATTTAAAGTACTTAAGGGAATAACTTAGTTACTGGAATAATTTTTATGGGTATATGACCTATTAACAGTTTTTACTATAGTTTGCATTAGAATTCTGGAAACATCTGTCTGTTAGATGATTGAGGTAATTCTCCTATATGTTTCAAAAATTTGCTGCATCAGTAATATCTATAAGCCTAATTGTTGGCTTTGTCCATATACAGGGTTTCTAGGGTTATCTTTCACTTCCCAAAATTCTAAAGAGACGCGAAGGCGTAGAAAGTTGGAGGCAAAACTCTTCCAAGGGGCAAATGCCTTAGTTCTTTGGGCTTCATTGAGTTCAGCAATCAATTGTTAGAAACTTTGTAGTatagaatctttttcttttttttctttcttcatttcttttttttttttttttgcttgctgcTGCACAGCTCGCAGAATCTAGTTTCCttcccagggactgaaccctggtcacagcagtgaaagcctagttcaaaccactggactgccagggaattccctggaatcatttttaatttagtgtttttttttgggggggggggtgcacacgggcttagttgctccgcggcatgtgggatcttcctggagctgggatcaaacccgtgacctctgcattggcaggcggattcttaaccactgcgccacctaggaagccccaatttAGTGTATTTTAATGGCAAAGTTttgaggagatttttttttttttctgaactaaaTGTTTCAACAACTGGGTCCCACTCCAATATTTCTTCTCTGCAGGTATGCCCCCTCCTGTTCCACGTCCTGGAATTCCTCCAATGACTCAAGCACAGGCTGTTTCAGCACCAGGTATTCTTAACAGACCACCTGCACCAACAGCAACAGTTCCAGCTCCACAGCCTCCAGTTACTAAGCCTCTTTTCCCCAGTGCAGGACAGGTAAGGTGAAATTCCTGAAAAGGAATGcctttatatttaaggtaaagTGCAGTTGTTCACTGAAATCTTTGAAAAAGTCGTAggtcattttcaaaatttataatctttttaatataatttattaactGTACTAAGAAGTGGCATATTCTCTTCCATGTTTGCACATATTGATATCCTTTACTCATAAAAGATTGACTGGAACTAGACAGTAGCGTAGTATGTTATTTTTTCATAGTTGTGTACTCTGGTTATTCTTAGCTTtagatagaaatgaaaatttaatatctggcaatttaaatacataaaaatgttagGAGTCCTCCTTTACTTAATGAGCTATGAGTAGAATGAAGACCGAAGTCAAAGATGAAAAATCCTAAGACCTTAGCAAATAAGTTTTgggcttttccttttgtttagaaTTGTGACAAACAACAATGCTGCACTGTTGCTGGAAGGGCATCATTTAATGGCTTTCGACCTAGTCACACTCGTATTTCCTACGcgtctgtctcccctcccccaaactcaGAAGCAAAACATGCTGCttttatatatactatgtatGTGATGgttgttacctttgctttttcCCCCGTTTTCATTGAGTTAAGCAGATGTATTTAATTCATTCAGAATTGAGATGGTCAGGCTGTATGTTCTGTATTGTTCACCTTAAAATTATTCCATAGgtgttttttttcaattttttttttctgtttgtagtTGCTAAATTGAAAGTGTtactttttaaatgccttttaaaGCACATTAACTTATGTTTTCGAGGTGGGGGGATTTTGTTTATTGAGagatgttattaaacttttggcAAAAATTGTAGTTATTGATAGAGATTGGATTGAGGTGTCAGTAATGCATCATAATTCTCAGTTTAAGGTATCAGTTTTGAAGTATAGTGTAAAACACATTAGCTTTAGGGGGAAAAACTGGTTAATTAGGTTTATTggtgtagaattaaaaaaatttttttgaggctCATAGTGTCACTCTGTTTATTGTAAATGCATTAACTGCCTGCCTCTATATATGAAACAGATTTGATTGCATTGTATTTTGCATTTGCAAAAATGCAATCTATACTGAAAAAAGTCTACCACGTGGCTTATTTTTACCCATTTGTTTGGAGacttttcattgtttcctttcttttatgcTACAGATGGGGACACCTGTAACAAGCTCAAGTACAGCTTCATCCAATTCAGAAAGTCTGTCTGCATCTTCTAAAGCTCTGTTTCCTAGCACAGCACAAGTACGCAGGAAGTTGCagtttaaaattgttaaaatggctTTATAACTTAACCCTTTGGACCCTACTTTAAAACTAAATCTTTTCCCAAAAAtatattatgtttaattttttaaaagtaaagttaaTGGCTTATAAATCAATGGTATTTGAAACTTTGAATTGCatactaatagaaaaaaatgtacccCAAACTCCTATGGTTCTAAAGGGTTAAAAGCATGTAAGCAGTAAATGCATTATAGTGGCCAATGGTTAGCCTGATGCATGATTAAGCTAGTCTGTTTTATGCTATTTAATCTAATGCATCACATATAATGAAGGAAATTTAATACTCTGCATTTGGTTCTAAAAAGGTGGCCTAGTTTACATGTTTCAGAGGTTTAGTCTTATACTAAACCCTTTGTCCATCTTGATCATCCAGCCATTGTTAATTGAGAGGGCATTGTATTGCTATGTAAAGAATACTTCTGAAGGACATATCTTTAATGTGTCACCActgataatttttgtttatgCTTAGTAACTGAAATTTACCCAAACATTTGTATTCTataatttctaactttttttttgagcTGCTTGGTAGATTAATTTAAACAAGTAATTTAGAGTGATGAAAGTAGAACATATGCTATTCCATTATTTCATCAATTAGGAATAAATACAAAGCTTTGTAAATTAAGTAACTTTTGGTAAGGAGATGATATCTGAGAAGCTACATAAGCAGTCTTACTTGTTTCTTGTTTACACTGCTGTGTTTGGATGTGCTTTTGACCCAGCATCTTTTGATATCATGTGTTACCTTGAATTTTGTGGATTGTTCTGATgttaactttgttttaaagttttgtcCCTTACTGAATGTTGGTGTCTTGTTTTCAAGTTAAGTTGGTAGTAGATATATTCAGTTTGGGGTTTTGAAGTTTTGTTGATGGAAGATTGTGTTTTGCAGGCTCAGGCAGCTGTCCAGGGACCTGTTGGTACAGATTTCAAGCCTTTAAATAGTACCCCTGCAACAACTACAGAGCCCCCAAAGCCTACATTCCCTGCATATACACAGTCTACAGCTTCAACCACTAGTACAACAAATAGCACTGCAGCTAAACCAGCAGCTTCAATAACAAGTAAGCCTGCTACGCTTACAACAACCAGTGCAACCAGTAAGTTGATCCATCCAGATGAGGATATATCGCTGGtaagttgtttacattttttactaGCAGAGTTTGATTGAGTACTGTTACGGCAGCTTGTCCGTTTGAAAAGTTTTAATTTGTATACCAATAGTCTTGTGATCTGATTGAATGCTGACTGATTTTTACCATTCTGATTTTTAAGAACCATAAAACAAAGTGAATATTGCATGTTTTGGTCTTAgatatacaccccccccccccagtctatTTCTAAAAGAAGACAGTAAGTTAGTTTCTTactctcaaaaattattttagttggaCATAAATTTGTTAATGAAGAAACAATCTGCACATCCCTTGCAGTCCACATATCTTCTTCATTATACAGTTTCTTGCTGAAGCAATTTATAATTCCTGGAAAGTTCAAATATAACATGCTTCAAATATAGAAATAGGTGAAGTTTTCTTACGGCATTGTGATTTTAAGTAGTTGGGCTAGTTTGTGAGGTGAAAGTAATTGGGATGTAagggaatatttaaaaattactctcaCTCTATAAATATAAAGACTTTAGATGCTTGCCTTCATGCTTAACAACTCTTTCTGTGTTCAGGTGTTTaacatttcacatatttttattcCTAGGAAGAGAGAAGAGCACAGTTACCTAAATATCAACGTAATCTTCCTCGACCGGGACAGGCTCCCATTGGTAATCCACCCGTTGGGCCAATTGGAGGTATGATGCCACCACAGCCAGGCATCCCACAACAACAAGGAATGAGACCCCCAATGCCGCCTCATGGTAttcctctttttgtttatttagtggATTTTCTGAGTGTacacataaaacatttatttgcaaAATGCATTGCATTTAAAAGTACAGTGCACAgactcaatatatttttttgtgttttaaatgtgttttttaggTCAGTATGGTGGTCATCATCAAGGCATGCCAGGTTACCTTCCTGGTGCTATGCCGCCGTATGGGCAGGGACCACCAATGGTGCCCCCTTACCAAGGTGGGCCTCCTCGACCTCCGATGGGAATGAGACCTCCTGTAATGTCGCAAGGTGGCCGTTACTGATCTTACTTCATCCAGTCTAATAGgtttggagattaaaccttttCTCAACTTGTGCTGTTTATATAGCCAAGCTTCCGTCAATAAGGCTTCATTGTGACTTTAACAAACATTATCTTCCCACATACCAGGAACTATTGGACATTTATTTTACATGGGaaaatttatttggaataatAAAGCAGGAACTTTTCCTGAAGTTGCAATTTATACTGTATGGcttctttttcatgtttcatcTAGGTTTTTAGAAGTGAAGTATAGTAAATTTGGTTCGTTATATTGTGAAGGCGCTGGAATTACATGAACATACCACCCTAATAAAGGCAAGTTCTGTAAGCTTACATTGCTATTTGTAAAGTTATGCCTTCACAGCATTTCAGATGCTGTTGGACTTCATGTCCCCAACCTAGCTTGGTGAGGGCTGTAACTGTCTCCAAGTACCTGTACATTGAAAGTCTGAATGTGTAacaatatttaatgtatttagaGTTCCTCATGTTTCAGGGTTTAAGAAATCTGACCCA
The DNA window shown above is from Hippopotamus amphibius kiboko isolate mHipAmp2 chromosome 17, mHipAmp2.hap2, whole genome shotgun sequence and carries:
- the ZNF207 gene encoding BUB3-interacting and GLEBS motif-containing protein ZNF207 isoform X4, translating into MGRKKKKQLKPWCWYCNRDFDDEKILIQHQKAKHFKCHICHKKLYTGPGLAIHCMQVHKETIDAVPNAIPGRTDIELEIYGMEGIPEKDMDERRRLLEQKTQESQKKKQQDDSDEYDDDDSAASTSFQPQPVQPQQGYIPPMAQPGLPPVPGAPGMPPGIPPLMPGVPPLMPGMPPVMPGMPPGMMPMGGMMPPGPGIPPLMPGMPPGMPPPVPRPGIPPMTQAQAVSAPGILNRPPAPTATVPAPQPPVTKPLFPSAGQMGTPVTSSSTASSNSESLSASSKALFPSTAQAQAAVQGPVGTDFKPLNSTPATTTEPPKPTFPAYTQSTASTTSTTNSTAAKPAASITSKPATLTTTSATSKLIHPDEDISLEERRAQLPKYQRNLPRPGQAPIGNPPVGPIGGMMPPQPGIPQQQGMRPPMPPHGQYGGHHQGMPGYLPGAMPPYGQGPPMVPPYQGGPPRPPMGMRPPVMSQGGRY
- the ZNF207 gene encoding BUB3-interacting and GLEBS motif-containing protein ZNF207 isoform X1 → MGRKKKKQLKPWCWYCNRDFDDEKILIQHQKAKHFKCHICHKKLYTGPGLAIHCMQVHKETIDAVPNAIPGRTDIELEIYGMEGIPEKDMDERRRLLEQKTQAESQKKKQQDDSDEYDDDDSAASTSFQPQPVQPQQGYIPPMAQPGLPPVPGAPGMPPGIPPLMPGVPPLMPGMPPVMPGMPPGLHHQRKYTQSFCGENIMMPMGGMMPPGPGIPPLMPGMPPGMPPPVPRPGIPPMTQAQAVSAPGILNRPPAPTATVPAPQPPVTKPLFPSAGQMGTPVTSSSTASSNSESLSASSKALFPSTAQAQAAVQGPVGTDFKPLNSTPATTTEPPKPTFPAYTQSTASTTSTTNSTAAKPAASITSKPATLTTTSATSKLIHPDEDISLEERRAQLPKYQRNLPRPGQAPIGNPPVGPIGGMMPPQPGIPQQQGMRPPMPPHGQYGGHHQGMPGYLPGAMPPYGQGPPMVPPYQGGPPRPPMGMRPPVMSQGGRY
- the ZNF207 gene encoding BUB3-interacting and GLEBS motif-containing protein ZNF207 isoform X5, with the translated sequence MGRKKKKQLKPWCWYCNRDFDDEKILIQHQKAKHFKCHICHKKLYTGPGLAIHCMQVHKETIDAVPNAIPGRTDIELEIYGMEGIPEKDMDERRRLLEQKTQAESQKKKQQDDSDEYDDDDSAASTSFQPQPVQPQQGYIPPMAQPGLPPVPGAPGMPPGIPPLMPGVPPLMPGMPPVMPGMPPGLHHQRKYTQSFCGENIMMPMGGMMPPGPGIPPLMPGMPPGMPPPVPRPGIPPMTQAQAVSAPGILNRPPAPTATVPAPQPPVTKPLFPSAGQAQAAVQGPVGTDFKPLNSTPATTTEPPKPTFPAYTQSTASTTSTTNSTAAKPAASITSKPATLTTTSATSKLIHPDEDISLEERRAQLPKYQRNLPRPGQAPIGNPPVGPIGGMMPPQPGIPQQQGMRPPMPPHGQYGGHHQGMPGYLPGAMPPYGQGPPMVPPYQGGPPRPPMGMRPPVMSQGGRY
- the ZNF207 gene encoding BUB3-interacting and GLEBS motif-containing protein ZNF207 isoform X3, giving the protein MGRKKKKQLKPWCWYCNRDFDDEKILIQHQKAKHFKCHICHKKLYTGPGLAIHCMQVHKETIDAVPNAIPGRTDIELEIYGMEGIPEKDMDERRRLLEQKTQAESQKKKQQDDSDEYDDDDSAASTSFQPQPVQPQQGYIPPMAQPGLPPVPGAPGMPPGIPPLMPGVPPLMPGMPPVMPGMPPGMMPMGGMMPPGPGIPPLMPGMPPGMPPPVPRPGIPPMTQAQAVSAPGILNRPPAPTATVPAPQPPVTKPLFPSAGQMGTPVTSSSTASSNSESLSASSKALFPSTAQAQAAVQGPVGTDFKPLNSTPATTTEPPKPTFPAYTQSTASTTSTTNSTAAKPAASITSKPATLTTTSATSKLIHPDEDISLEERRAQLPKYQRNLPRPGQAPIGNPPVGPIGGMMPPQPGIPQQQGMRPPMPPHGQYGGHHQGMPGYLPGAMPPYGQGPPMVPPYQGGPPRPPMGMRPPVMSQGGRY
- the ZNF207 gene encoding BUB3-interacting and GLEBS motif-containing protein ZNF207 isoform X2 encodes the protein MGRKKKKQLKPWCWYCNRDFDDEKILIQHQKAKHFKCHICHKKLYTGPGLAIHCMQVHKETIDAVPNAIPGRTDIELEIYGMEGIPEKDMDERRRLLEQKTQESQKKKQQDDSDEYDDDDSAASTSFQPQPVQPQQGYIPPMAQPGLPPVPGAPGMPPGIPPLMPGVPPLMPGMPPVMPGMPPGLHHQRKYTQSFCGENIMMPMGGMMPPGPGIPPLMPGMPPGMPPPVPRPGIPPMTQAQAVSAPGILNRPPAPTATVPAPQPPVTKPLFPSAGQMGTPVTSSSTASSNSESLSASSKALFPSTAQAQAAVQGPVGTDFKPLNSTPATTTEPPKPTFPAYTQSTASTTSTTNSTAAKPAASITSKPATLTTTSATSKLIHPDEDISLEERRAQLPKYQRNLPRPGQAPIGNPPVGPIGGMMPPQPGIPQQQGMRPPMPPHGQYGGHHQGMPGYLPGAMPPYGQGPPMVPPYQGGPPRPPMGMRPPVMSQGGRY
- the ZNF207 gene encoding BUB3-interacting and GLEBS motif-containing protein ZNF207 isoform X6, which codes for MGRKKKKQLKPWCWYCNRDFDDEKILIQHQKAKHFKCHICHKKLYTGPGLAIHCMQVHKETIDAVPNAIPGRTDIELEIYGMEGIPEKDMDERRRLLEQKTQESQKKKQQDDSDEYDDDDSAASTSFQPQPVQPQQGYIPPMAQPGLPPVPGAPGMPPGIPPLMPGVPPLMPGMPPVMPGMPPGLHHQRKYTQSFCGENIMMPMGGMMPPGPGIPPLMPGMPPGMPPPVPRPGIPPMTQAQAVSAPGILNRPPAPTATVPAPQPPVTKPLFPSAGQAQAAVQGPVGTDFKPLNSTPATTTEPPKPTFPAYTQSTASTTSTTNSTAAKPAASITSKPATLTTTSATSKLIHPDEDISLEERRAQLPKYQRNLPRPGQAPIGNPPVGPIGGMMPPQPGIPQQQGMRPPMPPHGQYGGHHQGMPGYLPGAMPPYGQGPPMVPPYQGGPPRPPMGMRPPVMSQGGRY